From Carettochelys insculpta isolate YL-2023 chromosome 8, ASM3395843v1, whole genome shotgun sequence, a single genomic window includes:
- the MTX2 gene encoding metaxin-2 isoform X2, producing MCNLPVQVVCRANAEYMSPSGKVPFIRVGNQVVSELGPIVQFVKAKGHSLSDGLDEVQKAEMKAYMELVNNMLLTAELYLQWCDDTTVVEITHPRYGSPYPWPLNRILAYQKQWEVRRKMKAIGWAGKSLEQVLEDVDQCCQALSQRLGTQAYFFNKQPTELDALVFGHLFTILTTQLTSDELSEKVKNYSNLVAFCRRIEQHYFEDRDKDSSASAASRSSKSYLPC from the exons GCAAAGTACCCTTTATTCGTGTAGGAAATCAAGTCGTATCTGAACTTGGCCCCATAGTCCAGTTTGTTAAAGCCAAG GGCCATTCACTCAGTGATGGGTTGGATGAAGTCCAAAAAGCTGAGATGAAAGCCTACATGGAATTAGTCAATAATATGCTATTGACAGCAGAG ttgTATCTTCAGTGGTGTGATGATACTACAGTAGTGGAG attaCTCATCCAAGATATGGATCTCCTTATCCTTGGCCTCTCAATCGCATTTTGGCTTATCAGAAACAGTGGGAGGTCAGACGTAAGATGAAAGCCATTGGATGGGCTGGCAAGTCACTTGAACAG GTGTTGGAAGACGTAGATCAGTGTTGTCAAGCTCTCTCTCAAAGACTAGGAACACAAGCATATTTCTTCAATAAGCA GCCAACAGAGTTAGATGCTTTGGTATTTGGACACCTGTTCACAATTCTTACTACTCAGCTGACCAGTGATGAACTCTCTGAAAAAGTGAAAAACTACAGCAACCTTGTGGCCTTTTGCAGGAGAATAGAGCAACACTATTTTGAAGATCGTGATAAAGACAGCTCTGCAAGCGCTGCATCCAGATCCTCAAAAAGTTACCTACCGTGTTAA